A part of Chloroflexota bacterium genomic DNA contains:
- a CDS encoding proteasome accessory factor PafA2 family protein, translating to MGIETEYGMICLGFEGPVDFAFEASTLVRAAEIEPVFRGWDYSHEDGRLDLFGQRHRLARDPGDLADNRRRSAGLSRQELIADTVLPNGARYYNDHNHPEYCTDVTRSVFELVRQDAAGEALLLSCQRVRNAAGLEGQVLVVKNNTDYHGRSYGTHENYLVDRRLDLRFLIGQLVPFLVSRIALTGAGKFGSEGQHADRSVGLQISQRADFFARVSGINTTTDRPIFNTRDEPHSRPDRYRRLHVICGDANRSHYQTALKAGLTALVLDRIEAGHDFGVALNDPVRAMRTFSRDPGLEAVVETSRGRLALLDVLEIYLDAVTASAPGSGERAWIIGQSRELLDQLRSDPSAAADRVDWCAKAGLVAALEDGGEPLSGSELQRLDLAYHYLDPRYSTHLQLVGQGRMRSLVAPEQAGAALRRAPSDTRARLRGLLVARFGGLIEAIEWDSVQLRLGGRGVRIDLGAVHSGDIDELSAAAERAADAAALERALARSGLVAFGER from the coding sequence ATGGGGATCGAGACCGAGTACGGAATGATCTGCCTCGGCTTCGAGGGGCCGGTGGACTTTGCGTTTGAGGCCTCTACGCTGGTGCGGGCGGCCGAAATCGAACCGGTGTTCCGGGGCTGGGACTATTCGCACGAGGACGGCCGGCTGGATCTCTTCGGCCAACGCCATCGCCTGGCCCGCGATCCGGGCGATCTGGCCGACAACCGGCGCCGCAGCGCCGGGCTGTCGCGGCAGGAGCTCATCGCCGACACGGTCCTGCCGAATGGCGCGCGCTACTACAACGACCACAACCACCCCGAGTACTGCACCGACGTGACCCGCTCGGTCTTCGAGCTGGTCCGCCAGGACGCCGCCGGCGAGGCGCTGTTGCTCTCCTGCCAGAGAGTCCGCAACGCCGCCGGCCTGGAGGGCCAGGTCCTGGTGGTCAAAAACAACACCGACTACCACGGTCGCTCCTATGGCACGCACGAGAACTACCTGGTCGACCGCCGGCTCGACCTGCGGTTCCTGATCGGCCAGCTGGTCCCGTTCCTGGTCTCGCGGATCGCCCTGACCGGCGCCGGCAAATTCGGCAGCGAAGGGCAGCACGCCGACCGGTCGGTCGGGCTGCAGATATCGCAGCGGGCCGATTTCTTCGCCCGCGTCAGCGGCATCAACACCACCACCGACCGCCCGATCTTCAACACCCGCGACGAACCGCACAGCCGGCCCGACCGCTACCGCCGCCTGCACGTGATCTGCGGAGACGCCAACCGCTCGCACTACCAGACGGCGCTCAAGGCGGGCCTGACGGCGCTGGTGCTGGATCGGATCGAGGCCGGCCACGACTTTGGGGTCGCACTCAACGACCCGGTCCGGGCGATGCGCACGTTCTCGCGCGATCCGGGCCTTGAGGCCGTGGTCGAGACTTCGCGCGGGCGCCTGGCGTTGCTGGACGTATTGGAAATCTACCTGGACGCGGTGACCGCGTCGGCGCCGGGATCGGGTGAACGCGCCTGGATCATCGGCCAGAGTCGCGAACTGCTCGACCAGCTGCGCAGCGATCCCTCGGCGGCCGCCGACCGGGTCGACTGGTGCGCCAAAGCCGGGCTGGTCGCCGCGCTCGAGGACGGCGGGGAACCACTTTCCGGTTCCGAGCTGCAGCGCCTGGATCTGGCCTACCACTACCTCGATCCGCGCTACTCGACGCACCTCCAGCTGGTCGGCCAGGGCCGGATGCGCTCCCTGGTGGCGCCGGAGCAGGCGGGCGCGGCCCTGCGCCGCGCGCCAAGTGACACCCGGGCCCGCTTGCGCGGCCTGCTCGTTGCCCGATTCGGCGGGCTGATCGAGGCGATCGAATGGGACTCTGTGCAACTGCGCCTCGGCGGCCGGGGGGTGCGGATCGATCTGGGCGCAGTCCATTCGGGCGATATCGACGAACTCTCGGCCGCGGCCGAGCGGGCGGCCGACGCCGCGGCCCTGGAGCGCGCCCTGGCCCGCTCCGGACTGGTCGCGTTCGGGGAACGATAA
- a CDS encoding S9 family peptidase, which yields MGKDSADPQIAPYGSWESPIDPAMLTEGALRFDEIDVDGDDLYWVESRPDEQGRYAAMRYTGSGELAEVSPPQHSARTLVHEYGGGSFAVSNGVSYYSNFADQRLYRRPVDGSEEAIPLTPEGPLRYADASVDDRRDRLICVVEDHRREGLEAENYLAAVTTDGAEAEPTKLHAGFDFYSSPRLSPDGRLLAWTCWNHPNMPWDATELWLAEIAADGGLLGSRRIAGDAGGEVSVIEPQWGPDGTLFFVSDHSGWWNIQRWDGDGFAPVNCLPAEFGQPQWEFSMSTYAVLDERRLATQYANADGHRLGVLDVESGELSEIKTPFNAFGHFTAACRGRIVLAAAGPAVGTAIVAIDPRNGEVETLRASSGPDLDPSFVSEAEAITFPTAGGQAAHAFYYPPNNPRFAAPAGELPPLLTFIHGGPTGATGAGFSLAVQFWTTRGFAVVDVNYRGSTGFGTAYRRLLNGNWGVFDREDCEAAARHLVDRGCVDGKRLAIRGGSAGGYTTLCALTFGEVFTAGASYFGVSDVAALAQDTHKFESRYLDSLIGPYPERADLYRRRSPINAVDRLSCPVVFLQGLEDKIVPPDQAERMVEELRRKGLPVAYLPFAGEQHGFRQAANIQRAAEAELSFYGRIFGFAPAGDIEPVEIANL from the coding sequence ATGGGTAAGGACTCGGCCGATCCGCAGATAGCTCCCTACGGTTCCTGGGAGTCGCCAATCGACCCGGCGATGCTGACCGAGGGCGCCCTGCGTTTCGATGAAATCGATGTCGATGGCGACGACCTGTACTGGGTCGAATCGCGGCCCGATGAGCAGGGTCGCTACGCGGCGATGCGCTACACCGGGAGCGGCGAGTTGGCGGAGGTCTCCCCGCCCCAGCACAGCGCCCGCACCCTGGTCCACGAATACGGCGGCGGCTCGTTCGCGGTCTCCAACGGCGTGAGCTACTACTCGAACTTTGCCGACCAGCGCCTCTACCGTCGGCCCGTGGACGGCTCGGAAGAGGCGATTCCGCTGACCCCCGAGGGCCCGCTGCGCTATGCCGACGCCAGCGTCGACGATCGCCGCGACCGGCTGATCTGCGTCGTGGAGGACCACCGCCGGGAGGGACTCGAGGCCGAGAACTACCTGGCCGCGGTGACAACCGACGGGGCGGAGGCGGAACCTACCAAGCTGCACGCCGGCTTCGACTTCTATTCATCGCCGCGCCTGAGCCCCGACGGCCGCCTGCTGGCCTGGACCTGCTGGAACCATCCGAACATGCCCTGGGACGCGACCGAGCTCTGGCTGGCCGAAATCGCCGCTGACGGCGGGCTGCTCGGGTCGCGCCGGATCGCCGGCGACGCCGGGGGCGAGGTCTCCGTCATCGAGCCGCAGTGGGGCCCGGACGGGACTCTGTTTTTCGTCTCCGACCACTCCGGCTGGTGGAATATCCAGCGCTGGGACGGCGACGGGTTCGCGCCCGTAAATTGCCTGCCGGCCGAGTTCGGGCAGCCGCAGTGGGAATTCTCGATGTCCACCTACGCGGTACTGGACGAGCGCCGCCTGGCCACCCAGTACGCCAACGCGGACGGGCACCGGCTCGGAGTGCTGGACGTCGAATCGGGCGAGTTGAGCGAGATCAAGACTCCGTTTAACGCGTTCGGACATTTCACCGCCGCCTGCCGGGGCCGGATCGTCTTAGCCGCCGCCGGTCCCGCCGTCGGGACCGCGATCGTCGCCATCGACCCGCGCAACGGGGAGGTCGAGACGCTCCGCGCCTCGTCGGGCCCAGACCTCGACCCTTCCTTTGTTTCCGAGGCCGAGGCGATCACATTCCCCACCGCAGGAGGCCAGGCCGCGCACGCCTTCTACTACCCGCCGAACAATCCGAGGTTCGCGGCGCCTGCCGGCGAGCTGCCGCCGTTGCTCACTTTCATCCACGGCGGCCCGACCGGCGCGACCGGCGCCGGCTTCAGCCTCGCCGTCCAGTTCTGGACCACGCGCGGTTTCGCGGTGGTCGACGTCAATTACCGCGGTTCGACCGGTTTCGGCACTGCCTACCGTCGCCTGCTGAACGGCAACTGGGGGGTCTTCGACCGCGAAGACTGCGAAGCGGCCGCCAGACACCTGGTCGACCGCGGTTGTGTCGACGGTAAGCGGCTGGCCATTCGCGGCGGTTCGGCGGGCGGCTATACGACCCTGTGCGCGCTGACCTTCGGCGAAGTGTTCACGGCCGGCGCCTCCTACTTCGGCGTCTCGGACGTGGCGGCCCTGGCGCAGGACACGCACAAGTTCGAGTCGCGCTACCTCGACTCGCTGATCGGGCCCTACCCCGAGCGGGCGGATCTCTATCGGCGGCGCTCGCCGATCAACGCGGTCGACCGGCTGTCCTGCCCGGTCGTCTTCCTGCAGGGCCTTGAAGACAAGATCGTGCCCCCCGACCAGGCCGAGCGGATGGTGGAGGAACTGCGCCGCAAGGGTCTGCCGGTCGCCTACCTGCCGTTCGCCGGCGAGCAGCACGGGTTCCGGCAGGCGGCCAACATCCAGCGCGCTGCCGAGGCGGAACTTTCTTTCTACGGCCGGATCTTCGGGTTCGCGCCGGCCGGGGACATCGAGCCGGTCGAGATCGCGAACCTCTAG